Proteins from a single region of Streptomyces spinoverrucosus:
- a CDS encoding long-chain fatty acid--CoA ligase, with protein MSPREDAVLSTMQDVPLLISRILTHGSTIHGSSQVTTWTGEGDPHRRSYAEIGTRAAQLAHALRDDLGVRADDRVGTLMWNNSEHVEAYFAIPSMGAILHTLNLRLPPEQLAWIVNHAADRVVIANGSLLPLLAPLLPHLKTVEHVVVSGPGDRSVLADATAQVHEYEDLIAGKPTAYDWPELDERQAAAMCYTSGTTGDPKGVVYSHRSVYLHSMQVNMAQSMGLTDEDTSLVVVPQFHVNAWGLPHATFMTGVNMLMPDRFLQPAPLAEMIEREKPTHAAAVPTIWQGLLAELTARPRDVSTLTQVTIGGSACPPSLMEAFDTLGMRVCHAWGMTETSPLGTVARPPAHAVGTEEEFGYRLTQGRFPAGVEARLTGPGGARLPWDGESAGELEVRGPWIAGAYYNGPGAEPLRPADKFSEDGWLKTGDVGIISPDGFLTLTDRAKDVIKSGGEWISSVELENALMSHPDVAEAAVVAVPDDKWGERPLATVVLKEGATADFEALRAFLADEGGIAKWQLPERWTIIPTVPKTSVGKFDKKVLRRQYAAGELDVTRL; from the coding sequence ATGTCGCCCCGGGAGGACGCCGTGCTGAGCACCATGCAGGACGTACCGCTGTTGATCTCCAGGATCCTGACCCACGGGTCCACGATCCACGGATCGTCGCAGGTGACCACCTGGACCGGCGAGGGCGACCCGCACCGCCGCTCCTACGCCGAGATCGGCACCCGCGCGGCCCAGCTGGCGCACGCCCTGCGCGACGACCTCGGGGTCCGGGCCGACGACAGGGTCGGCACCTTGATGTGGAACAACAGCGAGCACGTCGAGGCGTACTTCGCGATCCCGAGCATGGGCGCGATCCTGCACACCCTCAACCTCCGCCTGCCTCCCGAGCAGCTGGCCTGGATCGTCAACCACGCCGCCGACCGGGTAGTGATCGCCAACGGCTCCCTGCTCCCGCTGCTGGCCCCGCTCCTGCCGCACCTGAAGACGGTCGAGCACGTCGTCGTCTCCGGCCCGGGCGACCGCTCCGTCCTCGCCGACGCCACCGCCCAGGTGCACGAGTACGAGGACCTGATCGCCGGCAAGCCGACCGCGTACGACTGGCCGGAGCTGGACGAACGCCAGGCCGCCGCCATGTGCTACACCTCCGGCACCACGGGCGACCCCAAGGGCGTGGTCTACAGCCACCGTTCGGTCTACCTGCACTCCATGCAGGTCAACATGGCCCAGTCGATGGGCCTGACCGACGAGGACACCTCGCTCGTGGTGGTCCCTCAGTTCCACGTCAACGCCTGGGGCCTGCCGCACGCCACGTTCATGACCGGCGTCAACATGCTGATGCCGGACCGCTTCCTGCAGCCCGCCCCGCTCGCCGAGATGATCGAGCGGGAGAAGCCGACGCACGCCGCCGCGGTCCCCACCATCTGGCAGGGCCTGCTCGCCGAGCTGACCGCCCGGCCCCGTGACGTCTCCACCCTCACCCAGGTCACGATCGGCGGCTCGGCCTGCCCGCCCTCGCTGATGGAGGCGTTCGACACGCTGGGCATGCGGGTCTGTCACGCCTGGGGCATGACGGAGACCTCCCCGCTCGGCACGGTCGCCCGCCCGCCGGCCCACGCGGTCGGCACGGAGGAGGAGTTCGGCTACCGACTCACCCAGGGCCGCTTCCCGGCCGGCGTCGAGGCCCGCCTCACCGGTCCCGGCGGCGCACGCCTCCCCTGGGACGGCGAGTCCGCCGGCGAGCTGGAGGTCCGCGGCCCCTGGATCGCGGGCGCCTACTACAACGGCCCCGGCGCCGAACCGCTGCGCCCCGCCGACAAGTTCAGCGAGGACGGCTGGCTCAAGACCGGTGACGTCGGCATCATCAGCCCCGACGGCTTCCTCACCCTCACCGACCGCGCCAAGGACGTCATCAAGTCCGGCGGCGAGTGGATCTCCTCGGTGGAGCTGGAGAACGCCCTGATGTCCCACCCGGACGTCGCGGAGGCCGCCGTGGTCGCCGTCCCCGACGACAAGTGGGGCGAACGCCCGCTGGCCACGGTGGTCCTGAAGGAAGGCGCCACCGCCGACTTCGAAGCCCTCCGCGCCTTCCTGGCCGACGAGGGCGGGATCGCCAAGTGGCAGCTCCCGGAGCGCTGGACGATCATCCCGACCGTCCCCAAGACCAGCGTCGGCAAGTTCGACAAGAAGGTGCTGCGCCGGCAGTACGCGGCGGGCGAGCTGGACGTCACCCGGCTCTGA
- a CDS encoding MFS transporter, translated as MPSGTSATTATTATTAPTADRAQPTTSGQAQPATPGQAPPTTPAKRPAPLAPTLFLALVAVCSAVTAANIYLAAPLLPLIARDFGSTPSAVAWIASVAQFGYAIGLLLFAPLGDTVNRRRLVTGLTVVTTAALAASAAAGGSATLAVAVFVASAATVIPQLLVPLVAERAPAARRARHVAAVISGLFAGIVAARVVGGLAGQAFGWRAVFLGAGGLTLVLGLATALVLPSERRPRAGHLLSGIPALPGLVRRSPDLWRACVRQAGMFGAWSALWTSLALLLTGPSYGLSIATAGLFGLFGLTASVVAPLAGGLVDRFGAARVVGSAYLLAAVSLPLFWLGGQVMWAVFVAAIAVHAALVASHVANQTLALTTTSTPATANTAYVVSGFAGGAIASALAGTAYSHWGWGGVCAVAGVWLLLGWTTTSVRR; from the coding sequence ATGCCGTCAGGAACCTCGGCAACCACCGCGACCACCGCGACCACCGCGCCCACCGCCGACCGGGCACAACCCACCACCTCCGGCCAGGCACAACCCGCCACTCCCGGCCAGGCACCCCCGACCACCCCCGCGAAGAGGCCGGCACCCCTCGCCCCCACCCTCTTCCTCGCCCTCGTCGCCGTCTGCAGCGCCGTCACGGCCGCCAACATCTACCTCGCCGCCCCGCTGCTCCCCCTCATCGCCCGCGACTTCGGCTCGACCCCCTCCGCCGTGGCGTGGATCGCCTCGGTCGCGCAGTTCGGGTACGCGATCGGCCTGCTGCTGTTCGCCCCGCTCGGCGACACCGTCAACCGGCGCCGCCTGGTCACCGGCCTGACCGTGGTGACCACGGCCGCGCTGGCCGCCTCCGCCGCGGCAGGCGGCTCCGCCACGCTCGCGGTCGCCGTGTTCGTCGCGTCCGCCGCGACCGTCATCCCCCAGCTGCTGGTCCCGCTGGTCGCCGAACGCGCCCCCGCCGCACGCCGCGCCCGCCATGTCGCCGCCGTGATATCCGGCCTGTTCGCGGGCATCGTCGCGGCGCGCGTGGTCGGCGGACTGGCCGGGCAGGCCTTCGGCTGGCGGGCGGTGTTCCTGGGCGCGGGCGGGCTGACCCTCGTCCTGGGCCTGGCCACGGCCCTGGTCCTGCCGTCGGAGCGGCGCCCGCGCGCCGGCCATCTGCTCTCCGGCATCCCCGCGCTGCCCGGCCTCGTCCGCCGCTCGCCCGACCTGTGGCGGGCCTGCGTACGGCAGGCGGGGATGTTCGGCGCGTGGAGCGCGCTGTGGACGTCGCTGGCACTGCTGCTGACGGGGCCGTCGTACGGGCTGTCCATCGCCACCGCCGGGCTCTTCGGCCTCTTCGGGCTGACGGCCAGCGTGGTCGCCCCGCTGGCCGGCGGGCTGGTGGACCGTTTCGGCGCCGCCAGGGTCGTGGGCTCGGCGTATCTGCTCGCGGCCGTGTCCCTGCCGCTCTTCTGGCTGGGCGGGCAGGTGATGTGGGCCGTCTTCGTGGCCGCGATCGCCGTGCACGCCGCCCTGGTCGCCTCCCACGTCGCCAACCAGACCCTGGCCCTCACGACGACCTCGACCCCGGCCACCGCCAACACCGCTTATGTGGTCTCCGGCTTCGCGGGCGGCGCGATCGCCTCGGCCCTCGCCGGGACCGCGTACAGCCACTGGGGCTGGGGCGGCGTGTGCGCGGTGGCGGGGGTGTGGCTCCTGCTGGGGTGGACGACCACGTCCGTACGGCGGTGA
- a CDS encoding TetR family transcriptional regulator, whose product MPVRDPEATKARIFDAAVAEFARHGIAGARIDRIAAKAKANKQLIYAYFGNKAELFTHVLEKRMLDLAVSVPVDPDDIEAWMDRLMDYHAAHPELLRLLFWEGLEYGTAELPDEPERQEHYARKVAMIRDGQERGVVTDTIPAPDLLFLLTALANWAAVVPQMRRILVGTQDADRERLRASVKEAARRLTAR is encoded by the coding sequence ATGCCAGTCAGGGATCCCGAGGCCACCAAGGCCCGCATCTTCGACGCTGCCGTCGCCGAGTTCGCCCGCCATGGCATCGCCGGCGCCCGCATCGACCGCATCGCCGCCAAGGCCAAGGCCAACAAGCAGCTGATCTACGCCTACTTCGGCAACAAGGCGGAGCTCTTCACCCACGTCCTGGAGAAGAGGATGCTCGACCTCGCCGTCTCGGTCCCCGTCGACCCGGACGACATCGAGGCCTGGATGGACCGCCTGATGGACTATCACGCCGCCCATCCCGAACTGCTGCGCCTGCTGTTCTGGGAGGGCCTGGAGTACGGCACCGCCGAACTCCCCGACGAGCCCGAACGCCAGGAGCACTACGCCCGCAAGGTGGCCATGATCCGGGACGGCCAGGAGCGGGGCGTCGTCACCGACACCATCCCGGCCCCCGACCTGCTCTTCCTGCTGACCGCGCTGGCCAACTGGGCGGCCGTCGTCCCGCAGATGAGGCGCATCCTGGTGGGTACGCAGGATGCGGACCGGGAGCGGCTGCGGGCGTCGGTGAAGGAGGCGGCGCGGCGGCTGACGGCACGCTGA
- a CDS encoding PAS domain-containing protein, whose amino-acid sequence MSSRPSRGAARLAAILDALPDALVLVNANGTVVNANTIALEAFEAPGTALVGRGLLDLLPQFDSKLIPGSMRRPDHIDPRGRTKPTRMIARRTDGSEFPVEVTSANLENGQQAYGSYGYASDELLMLVVRDLSGTVDTEAELARSQRQTEMILRAASEGVVGTDTDGRIVLVNPAAAQILGYRAGELGGKELHNLVLHSRADGSPFPYEESALADTLRSGRKHRVRGQVLWSKGGDKVSVDLTTAPVRDGDQLVGAVMTFADRRPYDVLAEEKAAVEKQHAEELERLSEEHASDLTALRQQHVTELEELRERHTEEVAASEERYAALAEREKDRYEALAGRHEQLLTLLGRSLRGPLDELRRDLAALAADDAGQLWPEANQVLHHLSAGYSRITQLIDNVLGYQRLDAGTEEITRTKVMLDAVVAAGVDGAVELVGPGRVQFAVHAPPIEAEVDPQRLATALAHLVADVAGVDATGNAPASAGGYLDNTVVVAAAQRGEVVRIEVRGPYAGGDPVHEPIVRGIVRAHGGVLQTHEVPGMSGSAYVLEVPLGGGAGAVAAPAAPEAAPEAAEETSGGGRRRARRATTDAFLESEVPQTDEAEGAAPTGRRRRRAAPEVAQAPGDAGEAGGGTGRRRGRPAEGAELAVADGTADGAAADPVAEGAVVTAAEHAAGTAAAANGLGGTVPPQGVPASGGGRRARRAAGEQHALPAALPAAGSKAPAPDASASVVPAGAGSEVQQQSTGRRRRALAAAQERAAAQEAGPRTVFALPPAEADRGAAQAAPPAPGQPQGLGPAAVQVPGQAGPVQAQVPGQGTPGAVPADDHGRHDAVPHDQSDDHTPPQPHPASAPTGRRRRVAAPQAEGNGAPAQAIPAQAIPAQATPAQATPVQTAQPKPQAQPQPQVQAQSQTPAQSVPAVPAAQGQNVPAQQPSGQVTVPAQGGAQPVAGRPTPGPPVPQQPQPQPAQAAVPPQAPAPQPLPAEAAPAQSTTPPPQQWPASAGADETPGTGTPVPQPANAAGSPVPPTSTPEQAPPAAPQPPAPGAPLPPEAAAGPTSATQARMAQPLPAEAGAGAAAPADSNATQGRAISVRTLGQGVPFTRQAAQVQQPSAGATPPPHQSSGGGRRRKLGTPPEPAAARPHPQGEQAAAAQQKQSSLAGQSRLAGPAEDAGRSYAIGAPDENADEGPEPLDGPGGAVEVADPPLPQPMDDELPPEPLDNPRRLLVWPAPDVSTQQALSDRGYRPVIVHSREEVDAQIAAFPAALFVDPLTGPITRTALQSLRQAAVAAEVPVMVTAGLGQATREAAYGADPAVLLKALAPRDSEQHPPRVLLIEEHAEIALALTATLERRGMQVARAASDADAVTLAGQFRPNLVVMDLLQVHRRRAGIVDWLRANGQLTRTPLVVYTAAVDQADLPRLASGETVLFLAERSTSTEVQGRIVDLLARIGTN is encoded by the coding sequence GCCTTCGAGGCGCCCGGGACCGCGCTCGTCGGGCGCGGGCTGCTCGATCTGTTGCCGCAGTTCGACTCCAAGCTCATCCCGGGTTCCATGCGGAGGCCCGACCACATCGACCCGCGCGGACGGACCAAGCCGACCCGGATGATCGCCCGGCGGACCGACGGGAGTGAATTCCCCGTCGAGGTCACGAGCGCGAATCTCGAGAACGGTCAGCAGGCCTACGGCAGTTACGGCTACGCAAGTGACGAGCTGCTCATGCTCGTCGTGCGCGACCTCTCCGGCACCGTCGACACCGAGGCCGAGCTGGCCCGCTCGCAGCGGCAGACCGAGATGATCCTGCGGGCCGCGTCCGAGGGTGTGGTCGGGACGGACACCGACGGGCGGATCGTGCTCGTCAACCCGGCCGCCGCGCAGATCCTGGGCTACCGGGCCGGCGAACTCGGCGGCAAGGAGCTGCACAACCTCGTCCTGCACTCGCGCGCCGACGGCTCGCCCTTCCCGTACGAGGAGTCCGCGCTCGCCGACACCCTGCGTTCCGGGCGCAAGCACCGGGTGCGCGGGCAGGTGCTGTGGTCCAAGGGCGGGGACAAGGTCTCCGTCGACCTCACGACCGCGCCCGTGCGGGACGGCGACCAGCTCGTCGGCGCCGTGATGACCTTCGCCGACCGGCGGCCGTACGACGTGCTCGCCGAGGAGAAGGCCGCCGTCGAGAAGCAGCACGCCGAGGAGCTGGAGCGGCTCTCCGAGGAGCACGCCTCCGACCTCACCGCCCTGCGCCAGCAGCACGTCACCGAGCTGGAAGAGCTGCGCGAGCGGCACACGGAGGAGGTCGCGGCGAGCGAGGAGCGGTACGCCGCGCTCGCCGAGCGGGAGAAGGACCGTTACGAGGCCCTGGCCGGGCGGCACGAGCAATTGCTGACGCTGCTCGGGCGGTCGTTGCGCGGGCCCCTCGACGAACTGCGCCGCGACCTCGCGGCCCTCGCCGCGGACGACGCCGGGCAGCTGTGGCCCGAGGCCAACCAGGTCCTGCACCACCTCTCCGCCGGCTACTCGCGGATCACCCAGCTCATCGACAACGTCCTCGGCTACCAGCGGCTCGACGCGGGCACCGAGGAGATCACGCGTACGAAGGTGATGCTCGACGCGGTCGTCGCGGCCGGTGTCGACGGGGCCGTCGAACTCGTCGGGCCGGGGCGCGTGCAGTTCGCCGTCCACGCGCCGCCCATCGAGGCCGAGGTGGACCCGCAGCGCCTCGCCACCGCCCTCGCTCATCTCGTCGCCGACGTGGCGGGTGTCGACGCGACCGGCAACGCGCCCGCGTCGGCGGGCGGTTACCTGGACAACACCGTCGTGGTCGCGGCGGCGCAGCGCGGCGAGGTCGTACGGATCGAGGTGCGCGGGCCGTACGCCGGGGGAGACCCGGTGCACGAGCCGATCGTGCGCGGGATCGTGCGCGCGCACGGCGGCGTGCTGCAGACGCACGAAGTGCCGGGTATGAGCGGCAGTGCCTACGTCCTTGAGGTGCCGCTCGGCGGTGGGGCGGGGGCCGTTGCCGCTCCGGCCGCGCCGGAAGCCGCGCCCGAGGCCGCCGAGGAAACCTCCGGCGGCGGGCGGCGGCGCGCGCGGCGGGCCACCACGGACGCCTTCCTGGAGAGCGAGGTGCCTCAGACCGACGAGGCGGAGGGCGCCGCTCCCACCGGGCGGCGTCGGCGGCGGGCCGCGCCCGAGGTGGCTCAGGCGCCGGGTGACGCGGGTGAGGCCGGCGGCGGTACCGGGCGGCGGCGCGGGCGGCCGGCCGAGGGCGCCGAGCTCGCCGTGGCGGACGGTACGGCGGACGGCGCGGCGGCGGACCCAGTGGCCGAGGGCGCTGTCGTCACGGCCGCCGAGCACGCCGCGGGCACCGCGGCGGCCGCGAACGGACTGGGCGGGACGGTTCCGCCGCAGGGCGTGCCCGCGTCCGGTGGCGGTCGGCGGGCCCGGCGTGCGGCGGGCGAACAGCACGCTCTGCCGGCGGCGTTGCCCGCGGCCGGGTCAAAGGCCCCTGCCCCTGACGCATCTGCCTCGGTTGTTCCGGCCGGGGCCGGTTCCGAGGTGCAGCAGCAGTCGACCGGGCGTCGGCGGCGGGCGCTCGCGGCGGCGCAGGAGCGGGCCGCCGCGCAGGAGGCGGGTCCGCGCACGGTGTTCGCGCTGCCGCCTGCCGAGGCCGATCGAGGGGCGGCTCAGGCGGCTCCCCCCGCGCCCGGGCAGCCTCAGGGGCTGGGCCCGGCGGCCGTCCAGGTGCCCGGGCAGGCCGGTCCGGTGCAGGCGCAGGTGCCGGGCCAGGGCACTCCCGGTGCCGTGCCCGCCGACGATCACGGCCGTCATGACGCCGTACCGCACGACCAGTCCGACGACCACACCCCACCGCAGCCGCATCCGGCGAGCGCGCCGACGGGGCGCCGACGTCGGGTCGCGGCCCCGCAGGCCGAGGGGAACGGGGCGCCCGCGCAGGCGATTCCGGCCCAGGCGATTCCGGCCCAGGCGACTCCGGCCCAGGCGACTCCGGTACAGACGGCTCAGCCGAAGCCGCAGGCCCAGCCTCAGCCCCAGGTCCAGGCCCAGTCTCAGACCCCGGCCCAGTCCGTGCCCGCCGTCCCGGCGGCCCAGGGGCAGAACGTCCCCGCGCAGCAGCCGTCCGGGCAGGTCACCGTGCCCGCACAGGGCGGCGCACAGCCGGTCGCGGGCCGGCCGACCCCCGGCCCGCCCGTCCCGCAGCAGCCCCAGCCGCAGCCGGCCCAGGCCGCCGTACCCCCGCAGGCCCCGGCCCCCCAGCCCCTCCCCGCCGAGGCGGCCCCGGCTCAGAGCACCACCCCGCCGCCGCAGCAGTGGCCGGCCAGCGCCGGTGCGGACGAGACGCCCGGCACGGGCACCCCGGTGCCTCAGCCGGCGAACGCGGCCGGGAGCCCCGTACCTCCGACTTCGACTCCCGAGCAGGCGCCCCCCGCCGCGCCACAGCCACCGGCCCCCGGCGCCCCGCTGCCTCCCGAGGCGGCGGCCGGTCCGACCAGTGCCACCCAGGCGCGGATGGCGCAGCCGCTGCCCGCCGAGGCCGGCGCCGGTGCCGCCGCGCCCGCGGATTCGAACGCCACGCAGGGCCGGGCGATCAGTGTGCGGACGCTGGGGCAGGGTGTGCCGTTCACACGGCAGGCGGCGCAGGTGCAGCAGCCGTCGGCCGGGGCGACTCCGCCCCCGCACCAGTCGTCGGGCGGTGGTCGGCGCCGCAAGCTGGGGACGCCGCCGGAGCCGGCCGCCGCACGCCCGCATCCGCAGGGCGAGCAGGCCGCCGCCGCCCAGCAGAAGCAGTCCTCGTTGGCCGGGCAGTCGCGGCTCGCCGGGCCGGCGGAGGACGCCGGACGGTCGTACGCCATAGGCGCGCCGGACGAGAACGCCGACGAGGGGCCCGAACCGCTGGACGGTCCCGGTGGGGCCGTCGAGGTGGCGGATCCGCCGCTGCCCCAGCCGATGGACGACGAGCTGCCGCCGGAGCCGCTCGACAACCCGCGTCGGCTGCTGGTGTGGCCCGCGCCGGACGTGTCGACCCAGCAGGCGCTCAGCGACCGCGGCTACCGGCCGGTGATCGTGCACTCGCGCGAGGAGGTGGACGCGCAGATCGCCGCGTTCCCGGCGGCGCTGTTCGTGGACCCGCTGACCGGTCCGATCACGCGCACCGCGCTGCAGTCGCTGCGGCAGGCGGCGGTGGCGGCGGAGGTGCCGGTCATGGTGACGGCCGGGCTCGGGCAGGCGACGCGCGAGGCGGCGTACGGCGCCGATCCCGCCGTGCTACTGAAGGCGCTCGCCCCGCGTGACAGTGAGCAGCACCCGCCGCGCGTGCTGCTCATCGAGGAGCACGCGGAGATCGCGCTGGCGCTGACCGCGACGCTGGAGCGGCGCGGGATGCAGGTGGCGCGGGCGGCGAGTGACGCGGACGCGGTGACGCTGGCGGGGCAGTTCCGGCCGAACCTGGTCGTGATGGACCTGCTGCAGGTGCATCGGCGGCGGGCCGGGATCGTCGACTGGCTGCGCGCGAACGGGCAGCTCACCCGCACCCCGCTCGTCGTCTACACGGCCGCCGTCGACCAGGCCGACCTGCCGCGGCTGGCCTCCGGCGAAACGGTGCTGTTCCTCGCGGAGCGGTCCACGAGTACGGAGGTGCAGGGCCGGATCGTGGATCTGCTGGCGCGGATCGGGACGAACTGA